The Pyrenophora tritici-repentis strain M4 chromosome 2, whole genome shotgun sequence genome window below encodes:
- a CDS encoding Zn-finger protein: protein MGSDWHSRRHPQPDPSHFAARTLPSFAELTSSSTDSVLHRPRDSVPPPAHPGRPVERLTPPSALPQPDFANPPPNPERASFTAINHHASPHVSPTNTRVPPPAQDHQRFALSLPQTTVAPFTPPLSSAPTQSLHDTNSSQTSIATTRQDSAFSHLRYDAPKDSESTLPSSVFAFSYFHPAVGSRRQSDTSRPISHPAGPSSPHSPPPDSRSNQQALETAAPSVKRVATSQSTPPGIPAQPEPATSPEQLRGPDTGFRNPLPSPTSDHVNGSGRHQRYNVRFNTVYTSENMPPNQKPRHDPVPTAPMATETNEEQSPALEQTITPSVEPAASPANSAPPSIDDQNNPDQQNEPKLERCKGCLEPWRRPLPGEEQYRLSSPAQNMGEQIKLTEDLIKRLENHTKFADEAYAAWQRRHRKSADESSPTAAPALPVSGKRKSEIPHDASSKIRKIVSFDPPSNPTHPVRPTAPA, encoded by the exons ATGGGGAGCGACTGGCATTCACGCAGGCACCCGCAGCCAGACCCCTCCCACTTTGCCGCCCGAACTCTTCCCAGTTTTGCAGAGCTGACGTCCTCATCCACCGACTCAGTCTTGCACCGCCCTCGCGATTCTGTGCCGCCGCCTGCGCACCCAGGACGACCTGTCGAGCGTCTTACTCCTCCCTCTGCTCTGCCTCAGCCCGACTTTGCAAACCCTCCACCCAATCCTGAGCGAGCCTCTTTTACTGCCATCAACCATCACGCGAGCCCTCACGTTAG CCCCACCAACACCAGAGTCCCTCCACCTGCACAGGACCACCAGAGGTTTGCGCTTTCATTGCCCCAGACCACTGTTGCGCCTTTCACTCCGCCCTTGTCGTCGGCCCCTACTCAGAGTCTGCACGACACCAATTCGTCGCAAACCTCAATCGCGACGACCCGCCAAGACTCTGCCTTCTCGCATCTGCGTTACGACGCCCCCAAAGACTCAGAGTCCACCCTTCCATCCTCTGTCTTTGCCTTTTCTTACTTTCACCCTGCTGTGGGCAGCCGTCGTCAGTCCGACACGTCTCGTCCCATTTCCCATCCAGCTGGCCCATCTTCACCCCATTCTCCCCCACCCGACTCCCGCTCAAACCAGCAAGCCCTAGAGACGGCCGCACCCAGTGTAAAGCGTGTTGCAACTTCTCAATCAACTCCTCCAGGAATTCCCGCTCAGCCAGAACCAGCAACTTCACCTGAGCAACTCCGAGGCCCGGACACTGGATTCCGGAACCCCCTGCCATCTCCCACTTCAGACCACGTAAACGGCAGTGGCCGACATCAACGCTACAACGTCAGATTCAACACCGTCTACACATCGGAAAACATGCCACCAAATCAGAAGCCTCGACATGACCCAGTACCCACGGCGCCCATGGCAACAGAGACTAACGAAGAACAAAGCCCGGCCTTGGAGCAGACCATCACACCTTCAGTCGAGCCAGCTGCTTCGCCCGCCAACTCTGCACCGCCATCAATAGACGACCAAAATAATCCCGACCAGCAAAACGAGCCGAAACTGGAGAGGTGCAAAGGCTGCCTAGAGCCCTGGAGGCGACCATTGCCAGGAGAGGAACAGTATCGCCTGAGCTCACCCGCCCAAAACATGGGAGAACAAATAAAACTCACCGAAGACTTGATCAAACGTCTCGAAAATCACACCAAGTTTGCTGACGAAGCATATGCGGCCTGGCAACGACGACATCG CAAAAGTGCAGACGAGTCTTCTCCCACAGCTGCTCCAGCACTTCCTGTTTCTGGAAAACGCAAGTCGGAGATTCCCCATGACGCATCATCCAAGATCCGAAAGATCGTCAGTTTCGACCCTCCTTCGAACCCCACCCACCCTGTCCGCCCAACCGCTCCGGCGTGA
- a CDS encoding PutA, NAD-dependent aldehyde dehydrogenase: MMPEFIKLKAPNGQEWEQPTGLFIDNEFVDSSSPTNTISSIDPATEKEIAVVQAATTEDVDRAVQAAKRALKNPEWKNMCVTQRGRLMAKLADLMEDNKELLATIDAWDNGKPYSAALNEDIPESFSAIRYYAGWADKISGQTINTTPQKFAYTLRQPIGVVAQIIPWNYPLSMACWKLGPALACGNAIVLKAAEQTPLSILVLAKLIKQAGFPAGVVNILNGLGREAGAALVQHALVDKVAFTGSTTTATQIMKMAAIGLRNITLETGGKSPLIVFEDCDIEQAVRWSHIGIMSNQGQICTATSRILVQESVFETFISQFRQQIKSVSVIGDQWSEDTFHGPQVTRQQYERVLSYVDIGKSEGAELIEGGEACEGNGYFVKPTVFTKVSPNMRIYREEIFGPFVVIATFSTEEEAVALANDSIYGLGSAIFTKDLERAHRVAAEIEAGMVWVNSSQDCDYRIPFGGVKQSGIGRELGEAGLEAYSQVKAVHINMGNKL; this comes from the exons ATGATGCCTGAATTCATCAAACTGAAGGCACCAAATGGTCAAGAGTGGGAGCAGCCAACAGGGCTTTTCATTGACAACGAGTTCGTCGACTCCTCATCGCCGACAAACACCATTTCTTCGATAGATCCCGCTACGGAAAAGGAGATTGCTGTGGTACAGGCTGCCACTACAGAAGACGTTGACCGTGCTGTGCAAGCAGCAAAGAGGGCCTTGAAGAATCCAGAATGGAAGAACATGTGTGTTACTCAACGCGGAAGGCTGATGGCCAAACTGGCGGACTTGATGGAGGATAACAAGGAGCTTCTTGCAACCATTGATGCCTGGGACAATG GCAAGCCTTACAGTGCAGCTCTCAACGAAGATATTCCCGAGTCCTTCTCAGCAATCCGCTACTATGCGGGCTGGGCCGATAAGATTTCTGGCCAGACAATCAACACCACGCCTCAGAAATTTGCATACACACTACGCCAGCCCATTGGAGTCGTCGCTCAAATCATCCCTTGGAACTACCCCTTGTCCATGGCTTGCTGGAAACTCGGACCTGCTTTGGCGTGTGGTAACGCTATCGTACTAAAAGCTGCAGAGCAAACGCCATTGTCCATCCTCGTCTTGGCCAAACTTATCAAGCAAGCGGGCTTTCCCGCTGGCGTTGTCAATATTCTGAATGGCCTTGGAAGGGAGGCAGGCGCTGCATTAGTGCAACATGCACTTGTCGACAAGGTGGCATTCACTGGATCGACAACTACCGCTACCCAGATTATGAAGATGGCTGCGATAGGGTTGAGGAACATCACCCTAGAGACTGGAGGCAAATCGCCGCTGATCGTCTTCGAAGACTGCGATATAGAACAAGCAGTGCGATGGTCGCACATTGGCATCATGTCGAACCAGGGTCAGATCTGCACAGCTACGTCGCGTATCCTCGTCCAGGAGTCGGTGTTTGAGACCTTCATCTCCCAGTTCCGCCAACAGATCAAGAGCGTGTCCGTCATCGGTGATCAATGGAGCGAAGATACGTTCCACGGTCCTCAAGTCACCAGACAGCAATATGAACGCGTGCTGTCGTATGTGGACATCGGCAAGTCCGAAGGCGCTGAGCTAATCGAAGGAGGAGAGGCATGCGAGGGCAATGGCTACTTCGTCAAGCCCACCGTATTCACAAAGGTCAGCCCCAATATGCGCATCTACCGGGAAGAGATTTTCGGGCCTTTTGTGGTGATTGCCACATTTTCCACTGAAGAAGAGGCGGTAGCCCTAGCCAATGACTCCATCTACGGCCTTGGTAGCGCAATCTTCACAAAGGATCTTGAGAGAGCCCACAGGGTGGCTGCAGAGATCGAGGCGGGCATGGTGTGGGTGAACAGCAGCCAGGATTGTGACTACCGGATACCGTTTGGTGGTGTCAAGCAAAGTGGGATTGGTCGTGAGCTTGGAGAGGCTGGCTTGGAAGCCTACTCCCAAGTCAAGGCTGTGCATATCAACATGGGCAATAAACTATAA